GGAGACGGCCATTTCGCAGACGGCGGAAAAGGCCCTTTTGGCCGTCCGGGATAGCCTCCGGGAAATGGATATCCAGGAGCAGTCCCTCCGGGAAAGACTGACCCTGCTCCAAGAGCTTTTGCAGCGGAAAACCGAGCTGGAGGCAAAAAAGGCCGGCTACGATGCCCGCATTGCCGCCATTGAGAATAACCCCCTCCTGACGCCCGAGCAGAAGGAGGAGAAGATCGCCGCCATCAAGGCCGAGAGTGAATATATCCGCATCACCTCCGAGCTGGCGGAGATCGACCTGCGCTTGAAGGCCCTGGGTACGGACTGGGACCATCTGCGGGATGAAATCGAGAAAACAGCGGAGCAGCTCCGTCAGCTCCAGGAAAAGATCCGGCAATTCAAGTCCGATAACGCTGTCCTGGCTGACCTGGTGGAGAAGATCACCTCCGGAGCCATGACCCTGGCTGAGGGGGCCCAGCAGCTCATTTCCGGCAGCGTTCAGATAGACTTGGCCCTGACCCAGCTGGATTCGGGCCTGGCCACACTGGAGCAGAGCCGCTCGGCGGCCCTGGCCCAGACAGACCTCTCTGGCATGCTGCAGCTGAGCACCGTTTCCGCCCTGCTTACGGCGCAGAACTTTTCCATGCCCGCAGGCTATGTTCAGGAGGACGGCGTGCAGTATATGGTGTCCGTGGGCGATACGATCACCACCCAGGAGGACCTGCGCCATTTAGTGCTGCTGGACCTGGGCCTGGAGGGGGTAGACGCCATCCGCCTGGAGGATGTGGCGGAGGTATTCGTCACCGATAACAGCGATAAGATCTATGCCAAGCTCAACGGCGAAAACGGCGTCACCGTCACCTTTAATAAGCAGTCCAACTATGCCACGGCGGAGGTATCCAAAAACATCTCCAACCGCTTCGACCAGCTGGCGCAGGAGTACGACGGCCTGCACTTCACCGCCCTTATGGACCAGGGGGATTATATTCGCATCATCATCGGCTCCATCTTTTCCAGCCTGGCCTGGGGCGCCCTGTTTGCCATTTTGATCCTGTATCTGTTCCTGCGTGACCTGCGCCCCACGGTCATCACCCTGGTCTCCATCCCCATCAGTGTCATTTTCGCCGTGGTGCTTATGTATTTCTGCGGTGTCACCATCAACATGATCTCCCTGTCGGGCCTGGCCGTGGCGGTGGGTATGCTGGTGGATAACTCCGTGGTGGTCATTGAGAATATTTACCGGCTCCGCTCTCAGGGCGCCAATGTGCGCCAGGCGGCGGTGGCCGGAGCGGGCCAGGTGCTGGGGGCCATCACTGCCTCTACCCTGACCACCGTGTGCGTGTTTCTGCCCATCGTGTTCGTGGAGGGCATTACCAAGCAGCTCTTCACAGACCTGGCCCTGACCATGACCTTCTCCCTCCTGGCCAGCCTTCTGATTGCCCTGACCCTGGTTCCGGCTATGGCGGCGGGTATGCTGCAAAAGCAGAAGCCCATGAAGCCGGGCCTGCTGGATAAGGTCTATCCCGGCTACCGCATGGCCGTGGCCTGGTCCCTGCGCCACAAGGCTGCGGTGCTGGGTACGGCGGTGGTGCTGCTGGTAGGCTCGGCAGCTTTGACCATTCACCGGGGCTTCGTGTTCATGCCCGAAATCGACCTGAACACCGTCAGCGCCACCATCACCATGCCCGAGGGCTGCGACCATGATAAGGCCGCCGAGCTTGCCGACGAGGTGACCCGCCGGGCGCTGACCATTGACAATGTCCAGACCGTCGGCGCGGCCATGTCCTCCAGCTCCGCCATGTCCATGATGAATATGGGCGGCATGGGCGGCACCGGGGGTGACTACGATGTTACGGCCTATATCATCGTCCCGGAGGGGGAGAGCGGCAACGCCGCAGGCCGGGAGCTGGTGGAGCTGTGCAAGGATATGGAGTGTACCGTCTCCTATGCCGGCGCGGCGGACAGCATGACCCAGATGCTCACCGGCAGCGGCATCACCCTGCAGGTGTACGGCGATGATATGACCGCGCTCCAGGAGGCCGCCAAAATGGCCGGAGAGGCCCTGGAGGGCGTTACCGGCGTAGAGAGCGTTTCCAACGGCTTGGAGGATGCCGTCCCCGCCATCCATATCACCGTGGACCGGGAGAAGGCCATGACCCACGGCATGACCGTTGCCCAGATCTATATGCAGGTGGCCCAGGCCCTGTCCGGCACCACCACCGGGGCGGACATGACCTTAGACGGTCAGGATATGACCGTCACCATCGGGCGGCCCCAGGAGCAGCAGGTGACCCTGGATAACCTTATGGACCTGGAGATCACCCCCGGCTCCTCTACCGGCAGTGCCATGAGCTCTATGTCCGGCGGCACGGGCAGCGCTATGAGCGGCTCCTCCATGAGCGGCAGCTCCATGGGCGGCTCCTCCCTGGGCAGCTCCGCTGCGGCTGCTGCCTCCGCCGATAGCTTCAAGCTGGGCGAGGTGGCCACCCTGGAGCGCACCGTGAGCCTCAGCACCATCAGCCGTCAGGAGCAGCGCCGGTGCATCACCGTCACCGCCGCTGTGGACGAGGATCACAATGTGACCCGGGTCTCCTCCGAGGCCATTCGGGCGGTGGAAGCCCTGACCCTCCCGGCGGGCACCACTGCCGAGTTCAGCGGCGAAAACGAGACCATCATGGAGGCCATGCAGCAGCTCCTGCTCATGCTCCTGCTGGGCATACTGCTTGTGTACCTGGTGATGGTGGCCCAGTTCCAGTCCCTGAAGTCTCCGTTTATTGTCATGTTCACCATCCCTCTGGCCTTCACCGGCGGCTTTATCATCCTTCTTGTGTGCGGAGTGGAGCTGAGCGTGGTGTCCCTCATCGGCTTTGTGATGCTGGTGGGCATCATCGTCAATAACGGTATCGTCCTGGTGGACTATATCAACCAGCTGCGCCTGGAGGGCATGGACCGCCAAGAGGCCATCATTGAGGCGGGCGTCACCCGACTGCGCCCTATCCTGATGACCTCCATCACCACGATCCTGGGCCTGCTGGTCATGGCCTTTGGCGGCGATGCAGGCACAGCCCTGATGCAGCCCATGGCCCTGGTCTGCATCGGCGGATTGGTCTATGCCACCCTCATGACCCTCCTGGTGGTGCCGTGTATGTACGACATCATCAGCCGTAAGGAGCTGCGCAAGGTGTCCGAGAGCGACCTGTCCTACGAGGAAAAGACCCCCGCTGAAACACCGTAAAGCCCTTCCGCCCGTAAAAGACCCCCGGAGAAAAATCGCGATTTTTATTCAATAGCTGCACGCAGGGCGATACCGAAACCGGTATCGCCCTGCGTCAGTCTTTGACAGACTGACCACCCCCTTGGCGGGTGGCCGCTTTTTTTTACGCAAAAAAACACCTTCACCGCGGTGCAAGTGCGGTGAAGGTTGGTGTCAATTCGGTGCCAATTCGGTGATGGTTTTCGGTGCCGTTTCGGTGCCGTTTTTACGCCGGACACACCAGAGTGCAAATGGCCTTGGCCGCGTCCCGGGGGAAGTTTTTTTCCCGGTTGCGGAGCATGGTCTCCGGGTCGATGGCGCCGGAGAAGAGACCCCGGATCAGCGGGGGCAATTCCGCCTCGTCCGCAGCGGCCAGGGCATAGCCCCGGGAGGACATGAACTCCAGATTTCTGGTTTCGCAGCCGGGGACGGCATCCAAATAGAGCAGGGGGACTCCGGCGGCCACGGCCTCGGTGGTGGTAAGACCCCCGGCCTTGGTGACCAGGGCGTCGCAGCCGTGGAGGTACAGGGGCATCCGCTTGGTGAAGCCCACCACCTGGATCTGCGGGTACTCCTCCAGGGTGAGCTTGCTGCTGCGGTAGAGGCGGCGGTTGCTGCCGCAGACCATGACCAGCTTGTCCTCCGACGGGGAGAGCTCCCGGGCGATCTTCTCCGCTGCCGAGCGCATGGGGCCTGCCCCCATGCTGCCGCAGGCCAGGACGACGACATGGCGCTTATTCTCCAGGTGGAGGGCGCGGCGGGCCGTCTGCTTATCCAGGGGGCGGATGAAGTCCGGGGAGACAGGGATGCCCGTGGCGTGGAGCCGGGAGGGGTCCAGCCCGGCGGCGGCAAACTCCTCCAGCAGCGCCGGGTGGGGGATGCAGTAGC
This is a stretch of genomic DNA from Vescimonas fastidiosa. It encodes these proteins:
- a CDS encoding efflux RND transporter permease subunit, which encodes MPKFSVKKPLTVFVAVLAILVLGVVAYLKMTPDLMPNMDFPYVVIVTTSPGASPETVEADITKPMEQAMATLNEIKHVTSSSQNSVSMVVLEFEQGVNMDSTGVDIQQKIATLQGGWDDTVGTPYVLKINPTMLPVAVAAVSSDKMDVAELSEFVDSTLSAKLEGITGVASVSVSGVLQRQMNVILSQEKLDALSEKLAAAVSARLDASRDQLRQTRQQLLDAKEAIRTAEETAISQTAEKALLAVRDSLREMDIQEQSLRERLTLLQELLQRKTELEAKKAGYDARIAAIENNPLLTPEQKEEKIAAIKAESEYIRITSELAEIDLRLKALGTDWDHLRDEIEKTAEQLRQLQEKIRQFKSDNAVLADLVEKITSGAMTLAEGAQQLISGSVQIDLALTQLDSGLATLEQSRSAALAQTDLSGMLQLSTVSALLTAQNFSMPAGYVQEDGVQYMVSVGDTITTQEDLRHLVLLDLGLEGVDAIRLEDVAEVFVTDNSDKIYAKLNGENGVTVTFNKQSNYATAEVSKNISNRFDQLAQEYDGLHFTALMDQGDYIRIIIGSIFSSLAWGALFAILILYLFLRDLRPTVITLVSIPISVIFAVVLMYFCGVTINMISLSGLAVAVGMLVDNSVVVIENIYRLRSQGANVRQAAVAGAGQVLGAITASTLTTVCVFLPIVFVEGITKQLFTDLALTMTFSLLASLLIALTLVPAMAAGMLQKQKPMKPGLLDKVYPGYRMAVAWSLRHKAAVLGTAVVLLVGSAALTIHRGFVFMPEIDLNTVSATITMPEGCDHDKAAELADEVTRRALTIDNVQTVGAAMSSSSAMSMMNMGGMGGTGGDYDVTAYIIVPEGESGNAAGRELVELCKDMECTVSYAGAADSMTQMLTGSGITLQVYGDDMTALQEAAKMAGEALEGVTGVESVSNGLEDAVPAIHITVDREKAMTHGMTVAQIYMQVAQALSGTTTGADMTLDGQDMTVTIGRPQEQQVTLDNLMDLEITPGSSTGSAMSSMSGGTGSAMSGSSMSGSSMGGSSLGSSAAAAASADSFKLGEVATLERTVSLSTISRQEQRRCITVTAAVDEDHNVTRVSSEAIRAVEALTLPAGTTAEFSGENETIMEAMQQLLLMLLLGILLVYLVMVAQFQSLKSPFIVMFTIPLAFTGGFIILLVCGVELSVVSLIGFVMLVGIIVNNGIVLVDYINQLRLEGMDRQEAIIEAGVTRLRPILMTSITTILGLLVMAFGGDAGTALMQPMALVCIGGLVYATLMTLLVVPCMYDIISRKELRKVSESDLSYEEKTPAETP
- a CDS encoding MGDG synthase family glycosyltransferase, whose amino-acid sequence is MKVTIFTCATGGGHNSTAAAIGRELTARGHTPVIRDALAFLPKSSANFISKGHNFAYRYAPKLYGVGYRLEERNPSPLLYEQSIKGADLLREALRADGADAAICVHVFPAMMITELRRRGELSLPAWFVATDYTCSPGVGELDMDGYCIPHPALLEEFAAAGLDPSRLHATGIPVSPDFIRPLDKQTARRALHLENKRHVVVLACGSMGAGPMRSAAEKIARELSPSEDKLVMVCGSNRRLYRSSKLTLEEYPQIQVVGFTKRMPLYLHGCDALVTKAGGLTTTEAVAAGVPLLYLDAVPGCETRNLEFMSSRGYALAAADEAELPPLIRGLFSGAIDPETMLRNREKNFPRDAAKAICTLVCPA